Part of the Arthrobacter sp. MMS18-M83 genome is shown below.
AGTCCGAAAGGGCCTTCTACCGCTCCATGGAAGAGCTCCTTCCGATCATCGAGCGCGAGGGCCTGGACGTCCTCATCGACCCGCACCCGGACGACTTCGTGGAGGACGGCCTCGCCGCCCTGCGCGTCATCCGTGGCGTGAACTCGCCCAACATCGGCATGGTCTACGTTGCCTCCCACACCTTCCACATGGGCAACAAGCCGCTCGACATCATGCGGGCCGCGGGGGACAAGCTGCGCCTCGTCCACGTGTCTGACACGATGGACCACCACGCCTCCCACGGCCTGCGCTACATCACCAACCCGCCCGGCAACGCCATACGCGTGCACCAGCACCTGAAGATCGGCGACGGCGACGTCAACTGGGACGAGTTCTTCGGCGGACTGAAGGAAATCGGCTTCCTGGACAAGGGGAACACGGTCATGGTGTCCAGCGTCTTCGCCGAGGACGACAACGCCAACGAGGTCTCCCGGTACCAGCTGGAAA
Proteins encoded:
- a CDS encoding sugar phosphate isomerase/epimerase family protein: MKIALDPTPFHHSHSLLEFPRLAADLGYKYLQLTPHADFIPFFNHPKADDELVGQLKEACKDADVEIASVLPVLRWSGPDEDAREAAVRYWKRAIRITVDLGVQTMNTEFSGRPEKAEESERAFYRSMEELLPIIEREGLDVLIDPHPDDFVEDGLAALRVIRGVNSPNIGMVYVASHTFHMGNKPLDIMRAAGDKLRLVHVSDTMDHHASHGLRYITNPPGNAIRVHQHLKIGDGDVNWDEFFGGLKEIGFLDKGNTVMVSSVFAEDDNANEVSRYQLETMGKYLQKVGR